DNA from Chitinophaga pendula:
TAGGACGGGAATGCGATGTCCGTCGACGATCAGGATATTATCTTCTACAGACACCTCACCGGGATATATACCGTGGATGGAGTCGAATTTGAATAAGTGTGCGAGCGTGGTGGCATCGGCAAGGTCGTTGATAGCTGCGACGGTGATACCTGTCTTGGTCAAAAGCCTGCGTAACGTGATCCTACCGATACGGCCAAATCCATTGATAGCGATTCTCATTGCTCTAGTCTGTTTTTTGCCCGGCAATATTACTGCATTCTCCGCTCTAAATGTTCATAGAAATATCTGGAACAAATAATAATTTACAGTGCCATAGCAAGTAGCGTAAGGGTGAAAAGCGGTGATGGGGGCAAAAAGGGGGGACAAATGAGGAGGGCGTCTGGGAATACTTTCCTTATCAATGTGAATTATATATATGGTTTATATAATTTAATTTTTTAATTATAACTTGATGGTATTTGTTGCTATTTTACGAGGAAAATCCGAGACTATCCTACCGGAAAACCGGAACGTGTTATTACTGCAATATAGATCTATATCGCGGGGCAATATTGATATAAAACCTGCTATATGAATACATTGGATGCTGAATTGGTAGTACAGCTAAAGAATGATGATGTGGCTGCTTTTGATACCCTATACTGGCGGTATCATGAGGCGGTGTACCGGAACATTTACAAATTTGTGAAAGAGCCTGCGATCACGGAAGATATATTGCAGGAGGTATTTACGAAGTTGTGGGAGAAGCGGCAGGAGATCAATGCGCATCAATCGGTAGCGGGTTGGTTGTTTGTGATCAGTTTCAACTTGTCGGTGAATTATGTACGTAAGCGCTTGCGTGAGCAGACGATGTACAAGAAGTTATTGTCTGTTGATCCGGAGGACGATTTGTCTATGGAAGGGCAGCATATGTATGAAGAGCAATATCATTTGCTGGAGCAGGCTATCGCACAATTATCGCCCAAAAAACAAACGATTGTCACACGTTGTAAGCTGGAAGGTAAGACTTATGAAGAGGTGGCGGATGAGTTGAGGATATCGCGTAATACGGTGAAAGAACA
Protein-coding regions in this window:
- a CDS encoding RNA polymerase sigma factor — its product is MNTLDAELVVQLKNDDVAAFDTLYWRYHEAVYRNIYKFVKEPAITEDILQEVFTKLWEKRQEINAHQSVAGWLFVISFNLSVNYVRKRLREQTMYKKLLSVDPEDDLSMEGQHMYEEQYHLLEQAIAQLSPKKQTIVTRCKLEGKTYEEVADELRISRNTVKEHLSDAMLKLNDYIQKNAKHKYVILFLLFLNYHE